The genomic stretch TGTCACTGATGTCATTTTTTACAATCAGATCGAGCCACATCACTTTCAACCAGTAGCGCAGTCGATATACTCTAAGCGCATGAAAAGCTTGTTTTTCATCTGCTAAGGGTTGGCTAAAATCAAATACTGCCGGGCACTGCCGAGAGGCCATTTGCTGTTCGTCTAGCAGCCACTCGGCCCACTGTGGAAAACGCGACAAAATACGATAAGCAAAGTCGCTTAATGCCATTAAACGAGCAATATCAGGCATGAGAGCCTGCTCCGGATAGAGCTCCTGATGACGCTGGTGAGCCAGTTCATTTAAGGTCGCATTGTTAAACAGGGCCGTCATAAAAAACTCCTTTATCAACTGGCGCTTAGCATAAGCGGTGTTATGTATTATAGTAACTCTATTGAAACCACAACCTTACACTGAGTATGAGTTATTTGTCTCTAGCCAACATCAACTTTTTAGCCATTGCCATTTGTTTTGTTTTTGCCTGCGGCTTTACCATACTGCTGCGTTTACTAGCGCAACGCAGTGCCAACAACTTGTTAAATGAAGAGCTGGCGCAACGAGATAATTTTGCTCTGGGGATCAGTTATGCCTGTCAGGTTGCCATTGTCAGCGTCTGTATGGCGTACTTATTTAATGATTTGGGTGTTGAGCAAGCGCAGCAGCAGCCCCTTAAAGCATTACTAACCATTACTTTAATCCTTGGCTTTATTTATGCTGGTCAATGGGTACACCGCAAATGGATTTTGCGGCAATTCAATGAAGAAGAGGCCATTCTCAAGCAGAACATATGTGCCGCCATGGTGGACTCCGGGATGTTACTCAGTAACGCCATTTTAGTGCTGGGGTTATATCACTGGGTACACCCTAAAGGTTGGAGTGATCTGTTAGTGGTGGGCTTGAGTTTTGTGTTATTGCAGTTTTTATTTGCACTCGATAGTAAAGTAAGGGAGAGCCGCTTTGCCGAACTCAACCAAGGCGCTTCCCTACAGCAAAACTTTAACCTCAAAAACACCTCGATTGGGATCCGCTATGCCGGTAAATCCATTGCTTTGTCATTGGCCATTTACGCAGGTCTGCATAGCGCCCCTTACCACGGCGCTATGGTAGTGGAAAACCTATTCTCTGTGATATTGCATTGTGGGGTGATGTGGGTATTGCTTTACCTTGGCAGCTATGTGTTACTGCATCTTTCGTTGCCAAAAGTAAACATTGGCTTGGAAGTGGATCATCAAGATAATGTCGGTATTGCCTGTTTAGAATTTGCGGTTTTCTGCTCTATGGGCTATTTACTTATTAACTTGTTCTCTGTGTAACTCATGGTTAATGGCATTACAAGATGGTTGTTTTTTACTGGTCGATAGCAATTGGGATTTTAGCCTAGAGTTGGTCGAGCATATAAAAGCCAGACAGCCATCCGCCGCCAGTAATATTATTATTGCTGGCGACAACACCAAGCAAATGCTGAAAATGATGTTTAACGAGCAAATCAAAGACTACTGCTACTGTGATTTTGATAACGAAATCAGCGTTTCTGAGCTAGCCACTTACCTGCATCAACACCATAGAATTTGCGCAGTGCTATTTTACGCCTTGGATTATCACTTGGCCTCGTCAGAGCAGCGCTTTATTTTCGACTCCTTGCACCGTTTCCGCTTTATTATTGAGCAGTCCCCTGCAGGCTTTGAAGTAAGCCAACTAAACGCTAGCGCCACTATCAATCACCTCTCTTGTCACCCCGAGCGCAATGACTTGCCCAGTGCCGCCCTTATGCTCACTGAGCTAAGCCAGCTGCTGGGGTTAAAAAGCAAGGTGGTAAGCTAGACTATCCTATTGCTAGCGCTTAACATTGCAATTATTGATTCCGTAAATAATGCAATTATGCGCGTACCACATATATTTCAAGACTCGCCACTGGCAATTGGCGAAGCCGTAACCTTAGACGACGATGCTGCCGGTCACATCGGCCGCGTTTTAAGAATGACCACCGCTGATAAAGTAAGCTTGTTTAACGGCCAAGGTGGTGAATACCTGTGTCGTCTCAGTGAAGTCAGTAAAAAGAAAGTGATCGCCATTCCAGAGTCGTTTAGCGATCATAACGTCGAGTCACCACTGGCCATCCACTTAGGCCAAGGCATTTCTCGAGGTGATAAAATGGACTTCACCATTCAAAAGTCGGTGGAGTTAGGAGTCACTGAGATCACCCCACTCTTTACGAACCGCTGTGGCGTCAAGCTCAGCGGCGAGCGTCTGGCGAAAAAACATCAACAGTGGCAGAAAATAGCCATTGCCGCAGCTGAACAGTCAGGTCGTAATACCATTACCACCGTCCACCCTCCTATCGATTTGGCGCAGTGGTTAGCACAGCAAAGCAATGCCTTGAAAGTGACCCTACACCCAAGAGCCGAGCATTCAATTAAAACCTTACCCTACCAAGGTGAGGGGATCCGCTTTTTAGTTGGCCCAGAAGGTGGCTTCACCGACGAAGAGCTGAGCGCAACTCAAGAGCAAGGATTTATTGATGTCCGCTTAGGGCCAAGAGTGCTGCGAACCGAAACGGCGGCACTAACGGTGCTGAGCGCATTGCAGTTGCAATTTGGCGACTTAGCTCTTTAAATTTAGCTGGGCGAGCCCCATATTATCAATAACTTCACCTATATAAGCGCTCAGCGGGAGCAACTATGACGATTAAATTAGGGATCATCTCAGACCCAATCAGTGGCTTTAACATCAACAAAGACACTGGATTTGCCATGATGCTGGCAGCCCAACAACGCGGCTATGAGCTTTACTACATGGAAATGGATGACTTGTTTTTATACCAAGGCAATGCCCAAGCCACTGCGGCTAAGCTAGAGGTATTTGATGATCCTAACCACTGGTATGAGCTGGAGCCAAAACAAGAGCTTAACCTAGGCGATTTAGACGTCATTTTAATGCGCAAAGACCCGCCCTTCGATACTGAATATATTTACGCCACCTATATTCTCGAACGCGCGGAATTAGCGGGTGCCTTGGTGGTTAATAAGCCGCAAAGCCTAAGAGATGCCAATGAAAAGCTCTATACCGCTTGGTTTAGCGAACACACGCCCGACACCCTGGTAACACGCAGCCAAGAGCAAATACGCGCATTTTTAGCCAAACATGGTGACGTGATTTTAAAACCGCTCGACGGCATGGGTGGCGCATCTATTTTTCGCGTGAAACAGGATGACGCCAACATTGGTGTGATCTGCGAAACACTCACCGAGCATGGCAGTCGTTACGCCATGGCGCAAAACTACATTCCCGCCATTAAAGATGGTGATAAGCGCGTACTGGTCGTTGACGGTGAGGTGATGCCTTACTGCCTTGCACGGATCCCACAAGGGGGTGAAACGCGCGGTAACTTAGCTGCTGGTGGCAAAGGTGAAGCACGCCCCATCAGCGACAGCGACCGCAAAATTGCCGAGGCCGTAGCGCCGACGTTGAAACAAAAAGGCTTACTGTTTGTTGGCCTTGATATTATTGGCGATAAACTCACAGAGATTAATGTCACCGCACCAACCTGTGTGAAAGAGATTGAAGCGGCGTATGACATCTCTATCATGGCGAAGTTTTATGATGCGATCGAGCGAAAACTCGACCATACTAAAAAGTAACCATTAAGGGGGCTGGTTATGAAATCACTTGCAAACCATTTTTTAGTGGCAATGCCCACCATGGACGATCCGTTTTTCAATCACACCGTAACTTACTTGTGTGAACATAATGACGATGGTGCCATGGGACTGGTGGTTAACCATCCCATCGATATCACTGTGGGCGAGTTATTAGACCAAATTGATATTGAAAACGACAAAAGCAGTCAAGCTGCCGATGTCCAAGTGTATGCTGGCGGACCGGTACACACCGACCGCGGTTTTGTGCTGCACACACCAAAGTATGGCTATGCAGCCAGCCAAGAGCTTAGCTCTGACATTATGATCACCACCTCAAAAGACGTGCTAGCCTCGCTGACTTCAACCCAGTGCCCCGAGGGCTTCATTATCACCTTGGGCTACGCCGGTTGGGTCAGTGGTCAGTTGGAAAAAGAACTAAAAGAAAACACCTGGTTAGTGGTCGAAGCCGACCCAGAGATCATCTTTAATACGCCACCCAATAAACGCTGGGAAAAGGCCGTACAAATGCTTGGCATTGACGTTGCCCAGCTCAGCTCACAAGCAGGCCACGCCTAGCTTAGTTTTACTAAAAGAAGCATCCATGGAAGCAAAAAAAGAAAAACCCGCTAAAGGTCATCGCACCGTATTAGGCTTTGACTTTGGCACCAAAAGCATTGGTTTGGCTATTGGCCAAGAGATCACCGGCTCCGCCTCATCACTGGGTGCCGTGAAGGCGCGAGATGGCATTCCCAACTGGGATGATATTGCTGTTTACATTAACGAGTGGCAGCCAGATGTTATCGTGGTAGGCTTACCCCTGAATATGGATGGCACCAGCCAAGACCTTACTTTTCGGGCAAAAAAGTTTGCCAACCGGCTACATAACCACTTCCGCTTGCCAGTAGAGACCCAGGATGAGCGTCTCACCACTGCCGATGCCAAAGCGAGATTGTTCGAACAAGGCGGCTATAAAAACCTAGCAAAAGGCAACGTCGATGGAATGTCGGCCTGCATCATTCTAGAAAGCTATTTCGAGTCCATGTGGCAATAGCCACGCTAAAACAGTTTTGACCCAGTGATGAAGGTGTGTAAATGCCTTCATACCCAAAATATCGCCCACACCTGCGGTTGCATAAACTAACTACCCCCTATACAAAATGAACACATAGTGAATAACTATTCCTAGAACTACGCTCCTTTGTTGATATTATTTCACTTTTGGCTGAATTTAAGCTCTGGTACTCTCCACGCTTCGTTTATTCATACCAATCCAGCAGTAATATATAACAAGGGAACTTATGAAAAGAACACTTGCGGCCACGCTTATTGCCAGCGTGCTTACAGCCCCAATAGCCACCGCCATCGAGCTCTACAAAGATGAACAAAACAGTGTCAGCGTTGGCGGCTTTATTGACGCAAGAATAATTCATACGCAAAACGAGAGCGAGTTAGTTAACGGTGCCTCACGAGTGAACTTTGGCTTCAAACGGCAACTTAAAGATGACTGGCTGGCGTTTGCGTTACTCGAGTGGGGTGTCAACCCAGTGGGTAATAGCGACATAGTGTACAACAATCGTTTCGAATCAAAACAAGATGAATTTTTATATAATCGGCTCGGCTATGTCGGAATTGAACACCAAGATTATGGTCAAATTACCTTAGGTAAACAGTGGGGTGCATGGTACGACGTGGTTTACAGTACCAACTATAGCCTTGTCTGGGATGGCAACGCTGCCGGGGTTTATACCTACAATAAAGACGATGGTGCGATCAATGGCACTGGCCGTGGTGATAAGGTACTGCAATATCGTAATAACTTCGATAAATTCAGTTTTAGCGTCCAAGCGCAATTAAAATCTGATGATTTTTATACCTGTGACGTCGTTGATATCTCACTCAGTTCTTGTGAGGCGCTATTTAACCAAGGGGATAACGCGGCACAAAAGGTCGAGTTCAACTCCACTTATGGCGCAGCACTGAGCTACTCTGCCACACAAAACCTAACACTTAGCGCCGGCATTAACCGTGGCGAGTTCGATATTGTCTACGCGGGTGGCCGCAATCAATCCGTTAAAGACGTCATTTATGGTGTAGGCATCACCTACGGTGACTTTAATCAACCTGGTTGGTACGCCGCAGCCAATATCAACAAAAACGAAAATCACGATACCGATAACTTAGGCCGCTTAATAAAAGAGGCCGTCGGTTTGGAGTCACTACTTAGCTATCGCTTCAAAAATGACCTTCGCACTTTTGTTGCCTACAACCTATTCGACGCCGGCGATGATTATGTTATTCAACCCAACTTTAACGCCGACCCGAGCGACATCTTCAAACGTCAGTTTGCTGTACTGGGTATGCATTATTTTATGAGCGACGACACCATATTATATATAGAAGCACGGAAAGACTTTAGCGACTTTTCCAGCGCTAATGCCACGCAAGAAGCACAAATGTCACAAACCGAAGACGACGGGATCGCCTTGGGTGTTCATTATTCATTATAAACAACGCAGTGGCTGCTCAGTGAGTATTAGCCGAGCCATACCCACGGCCTAGCTGGCGACTACTTGGCAGGCTGGCGCACTTGGTACTGAGTCAAATCAGGGATCAACCCAGCTTGCTGATACGCTTTTGTTATGGCGCCTTGCTGGCGCAGCTGCTGCAAGCCTTTTTGTTCGTTATTTTGTAGTTTAATCACCAAGCGTAGGTCGTTTGGTGAGTTAGCACGGTGTAAGGCATCGGCATAGTTAATGCGCTGCATTTTTAGCGCAAACTACTGGTCGGATCTGATTTAGCTGTTATGCTGAAAATAAAAAATGGAGTTCAGCATGACTTATATTCCCCCTGAAGGTGAGACCCATGAGGTGTTTAACCAACCTCCGGCACTGGAAAACTATAATGTTTTTAGCAGTGATACTGTGCTGCAATACTGGGTACAGCGATTCGCCTCAGAACGTTCGACCGCTGTCTTAGAAAAGTTTGGCAAGGAATGTGGCCACGGCCTACTCGCTGCAGGTTTTTTGGCAAATAAGCACCTGCCAGAACTGCAATCTCATGATCGTTTTGGTCATCGAATTGATCAAATTAATTACCATCCAGCCTATCATCAACTGATGCGTCACGCTATCGAGCAAGGACATTGTAGCCTACCATGGCAAGACCATGGTGATGGCAGTCATGTGATGCGTGCTGCCATGGCATACCTGCATACCCATGCCGATCCCGGTTCTGGTTGCCCTTTAACCATGACATTCGCAGCCGTGCCTGCTATTGCCAGTCAACCCGATATCGCCAGTCAATGGCTACCAAAAATTCTCAGCGGTGTTTACGATGAGCGCAATATTCCTTGGTTTGACAAGCAAGGAGTCACCATAGGAATGGCCATGACCGAAAAGCAAGGGGGTAGCGATGTTAGAGCCAACACAACTACGGCGCAAGCACTGTCCGAGTCAGGCCCAGGTCAGCTCTACAGCTTAAGCGGTCATAAGTGGTTTTGCAGTGCACCTATGTGCGATGGCTTTTTAGTCTTGGCTCAGGTGGAACGGCGATTGTCGTGCTTTTTAGTGCCACGTTGGCGTGAAGATCGCAGTAAAAACCCGATCCACATTCAACGCTTAAAGAATAAACTCGGCAATCGTTCAAATGCCAGCTCCGAAATTGAATTTCGCGGTGCCCATGGGTGGCTACTCGGCGAAGAGGGTCGCGGTATTGCTACTATTATTCAGATGGTGGCACTCACTCGCTATGACTGCATGCTCGGCTCCACCGCCCTCATGGCCCAAGCAGCCAAAGAAGCCATGTGGCATACTGCACACCGCCAAGCCTTTGGCAAACCACTGCAACAACAACCGCTCATGACTCAGGTACTAGCAGACTTAGCGCTGGAAGCGGAAGCGGCTATGGCTATCAGCTTTCGTCTCGCCCACGCTCTCGATAACCAAGCCCTTCCCCATGAAGCAGCCCTTATACGTAGTGCCACCGCCATTGGCAAATATTGGATCTGCAAACGTGCTGTGCAGCATACCTATGAGGCCATGGAGTGCATTGGTGGCGTAGGCTATGTGGAAGAGAATATTACTGCCAGAACCTTTCGCGAGGCACCAGTCAATGCCATTTGGGAAGGCTCTGGCAATGTCCAATGTTTGGATCTATTGCGGGTGCTACAACGCGAGCCAGACACCTTAGCGGCATTATTTAGTGAGCTGGAACAGGCTAAAGGGCACTATGCGCTATTTGACCAGACTCTAGCACAATTGCAGCAAGCCCTTGCTGAGCCACAACAAGTGGCGCTGCAGGCTCGTTGGTGTATGGAGCGCTTAGCCCTATGCTGGCAGGCCGCCACGCTAATTTGCTACGGTGAGAAAATGATTGCCAACACCTTTGTCAGCAGTCGCTTTAGTGACCATCGAGGCAGTCAATATGGTGTGCTGGCAAGCGACGTTGATGCTCAAGCGATTGTTAATCGAGCGATGCCAACACTCTAGCTGGCGACTACTTGGCAGGCTGGAGCACTTGGTACTGAGTCACATCCGGGATCAACCCAGCTTGCTGATACGCTTTTGTTATGGCGCCTTGCTGGCGCAGCTGCTGCAAGCCTTTTTGTAGCGCCGTAAATGCCCTTTTGCCGTCAGGGTGAGCACGGGAAACCAAAAAGTGACGACTGTCATCCAGCAAAATAACCACATGGGGGTTCGCCACCAGCTCGATATTGGGTAAGGTGAAACGGTTATTGTTTTTCGGTTGTAGTGGCATCATCATAAAGTCAACCCAGCCTTTAGATACCATTCTGGCTTGCGCTGTCCAATCGCTCTCGCTGTGTACTTTCTTTAGTTCAAGCGCTTGTAAAGTCTGCCAATCGGTTTTCCACCTCGGGCTTGATACCGCGCTCAGCTGTTGCAACTGAGCTAAGCTTTTTACCTTTGCCACTTTACTATTGTGCGGTGCATGATACACCCCAGCATAGTACTGCCCCGCCAGTATCACCGCATCACTAACGAACACTTTGTTTTCTCTGTCAGCAATATCGCGGCGCCAAAAACTATCAAAATACAATAACTGCTGGCCCGTCAGCAGTAGGTTTGAATCACGGAAATTGACAAACCCGGGACGAAAGGTAAAGCGCTTTTTAAAGCCACCTAATCGCAAGGCTTGTTGTGCGATTATCATGTCCACCACATCGCGACGCACAGCTTGATGGCTAAAGTCGCGAATGGTGCTGACGTCACGCTGGCCGACAAAACGCTGATAATCACTTAGAACGTCGTCGCGAATAAAAACATCTAGGGTATCACTGCCGTGGCTGCTGCCAACGGCACACAGCCATAGGCAAATAGCCAAGCAATAGGGCTTAGCTATTTTTATCCAAGCCATCGACGGTTACCCCTTGCAAGAATCCAGCGCCTTTTTGTTCGTTATTTTGTAATTTAATCATCAAGCGCAGATCATTTGGCGAGTCGGCATGGTGCAAGGCATCGGCATAGTTAATGCGCTGCTGTTTGTACAAATCAAACAACGCTTGGTCGAAGGTCTGCATGCCCATGTCTTTGGATTTTGCCATCACCTCTTTAATCGAGCCAATGTCGCCTTTTTTAATCAGCTCTGCCACCAATGGTGAATTTAGCAACACTTCGATGGCTGCCTCACGCCCTTCTCCTTTAGAAGAGGGTACCAGCTGTTGCGCCACAATGGCCCGCAAGTTTAAGGCTAAGTCGTATTTTAGCTTGTCGTGCTTTTCTTTGGGCACTAAGTGCATAATTCTATCAATGGCTTGGTTGGCATTATTGGCATGCAAGGTAGCCACACACAAGTGCCCGGTCTCAGCAAAACTTAAGGCGTATTCCATGGTCTCTTGTGAGCGTATTTCACCAATCAAAATGACATCCGGCGCCTGACGCAACGAGCTTTTTAGCGCCGCTTCAAAGCTTTCGGTATCTAAGCCAACCTCGCGCTGAGTTACTATGCTCTTTTCGTGTTGGTGCACAAACTCAACGGGATCTTCTATGGTTAAGATATGGCCGCGCTGATTGCGGTTTCGATACCCAAGCAGTGCAGCCAATGAGGTGGATTTACCGGTGCCGGTGCCACCCACAAACAAGACTAAGCCACGCTTGGCCATAATGACATCGGTGAGAGTTGATGGTAGACCTAAATCATTAACATCGGGAATGGTGGTTACAATTCGGCGGATCACCATCCCGGCGCAGTCACGCTGCCAAAACGCCGAAACACGAAAGCGCCCGATGTCGTTGGCAATAGCAAAGTTACACTCTTTGCTGTCGTAAAATTCCTGCTTTTGCTTTTCACTCATGATGGAGGTGACCAGCGCTTCGGATTCTTTGTCATCAAGCTTAGCATCACTTAACGCCCGCAATTCACCGTCAACCTTGGCGCTCACCGCCAGGCCAGCGGAGACAAATAAGTCCGAGGCTTGCTGCTCTATCATGGATTTTAAATAAGGTTCAATCGTCATCTTCGCTTACCTCTTAAAAGCCACCACTGTTAAACTGGTTTTTATCATGTGCTTTGGCGCGGGCATCGGCTTGAGTGATCAGGCCACGGTTAAGTAGATTGGATAAGCACTGATCCATAGTTTGCATGCCATGCATGGCGCCGGTTTGAATGGCCGAATACATTTGCGCGATTTTATCTTCACGAATGAGGTTTCTAATTGCCGGGATCCCCAGCATGATCTCATGGGCCGCCAGTCGCCCACCGCCGACCTTTTTCACTAAGGTTTGTGAAATAACCGCTTGCAAAGACTCCGACAACATCGAACGCACCATGTCTTTTTCTTCCCCTGGGAAGACATCCACAATACGGTCTATGGTTTTCGGTGCCGAGGTGGTATGTAAGGTGCCAAACACCAAATGCCCCGTTTCGGCAGCGGTCAGTGCCAAACGAATGGTTTCTAAGTCCCTTAATTCACCCACCAAGATAACATCCGGGTCCTCACGCAGGGCGCTGCGTAGCGCCGCATTGAAACTAAGAGTGTCACGGTGTACTTCACGTTGGTTAATGAGGCTCAACTGGTTGTCATGAACAAATTCAATGGGGTCTTCAATGGTCAAAATATGGTGGTGTTTATTGCGGTTAATGTAATCAACCATGGCCGCTAAGGTGGTCGATTTACCCGAGCCGGTTGGCCCTGTGACCAGCACCAGCCCGCGAGGGTTATCCGATATTTTACTGAAGATTTCTGGGGCCCCAAGATCTTCCAGAGTCAGCACTTCATTGGGAATAGTACGGAATACCGCTGCAGGGCCGCGATTAGAGTTAAAAGCATTAACACGAAAGCGCGCGAGATTGGGCACTTCAAACGAGAAATCAATCTCAAGGTTTTGCTCATAGTCACGACGTTGATTATCATTCATAATATCGTAGATGAGGCTGTTAACATCTTTGGCTTCTAGTGGCGGAATATTGACCCGACGGACATCGCCATCGACGCGGATCATCGGTGAAACATTAGAAGAAAGGTGTAAGTCAGAGGCTTTGTGTTGCACACTAAAAGCCAATAATTCAGTAATATCCATTTATAACTC from Pseudoalteromonas sp. UG3-2 encodes the following:
- a CDS encoding DUF350 domain-containing protein, whose protein sequence is MSYLSLANINFLAIAICFVFACGFTILLRLLAQRSANNLLNEELAQRDNFALGISYACQVAIVSVCMAYLFNDLGVEQAQQQPLKALLTITLILGFIYAGQWVHRKWILRQFNEEEAILKQNICAAMVDSGMLLSNAILVLGLYHWVHPKGWSDLLVVGLSFVLLQFLFALDSKVRESRFAELNQGASLQQNFNLKNTSIGIRYAGKSIALSLAIYAGLHSAPYHGAMVVENLFSVILHCGVMWVLLYLGSYVLLHLSLPKVNIGLEVDHQDNVGIACLEFAVFCSMGYLLINLFSV
- the rsmE gene encoding 16S rRNA (uracil(1498)-N(3))-methyltransferase produces the protein MRVPHIFQDSPLAIGEAVTLDDDAAGHIGRVLRMTTADKVSLFNGQGGEYLCRLSEVSKKKVIAIPESFSDHNVESPLAIHLGQGISRGDKMDFTIQKSVELGVTEITPLFTNRCGVKLSGERLAKKHQQWQKIAIAAAEQSGRNTITTVHPPIDLAQWLAQQSNALKVTLHPRAEHSIKTLPYQGEGIRFLVGPEGGFTDEELSATQEQGFIDVRLGPRVLRTETAALTVLSALQLQFGDLAL
- the gshB gene encoding glutathione synthase, which translates into the protein MTIKLGIISDPISGFNINKDTGFAMMLAAQQRGYELYYMEMDDLFLYQGNAQATAAKLEVFDDPNHWYELEPKQELNLGDLDVILMRKDPPFDTEYIYATYILERAELAGALVVNKPQSLRDANEKLYTAWFSEHTPDTLVTRSQEQIRAFLAKHGDVILKPLDGMGGASIFRVKQDDANIGVICETLTEHGSRYAMAQNYIPAIKDGDKRVLVVDGEVMPYCLARIPQGGETRGNLAAGGKGEARPISDSDRKIAEAVAPTLKQKGLLFVGLDIIGDKLTEINVTAPTCVKEIEAAYDISIMAKFYDAIERKLDHTKK
- a CDS encoding YqgE/AlgH family protein yields the protein MKSLANHFLVAMPTMDDPFFNHTVTYLCEHNDDGAMGLVVNHPIDITVGELLDQIDIENDKSSQAADVQVYAGGPVHTDRGFVLHTPKYGYAASQELSSDIMITTSKDVLASLTSTQCPEGFIITLGYAGWVSGQLEKELKENTWLVVEADPEIIFNTPPNKRWEKAVQMLGIDVAQLSSQAGHA
- the ruvX gene encoding Holliday junction resolvase RuvX, which translates into the protein MEAKKEKPAKGHRTVLGFDFGTKSIGLAIGQEITGSASSLGAVKARDGIPNWDDIAVYINEWQPDVIVVGLPLNMDGTSQDLTFRAKKFANRLHNHFRLPVETQDERLTTADAKARLFEQGGYKNLAKGNVDGMSACIILESYFESMWQ
- a CDS encoding porin, which encodes MKRTLAATLIASVLTAPIATAIELYKDEQNSVSVGGFIDARIIHTQNESELVNGASRVNFGFKRQLKDDWLAFALLEWGVNPVGNSDIVYNNRFESKQDEFLYNRLGYVGIEHQDYGQITLGKQWGAWYDVVYSTNYSLVWDGNAAGVYTYNKDDGAINGTGRGDKVLQYRNNFDKFSFSVQAQLKSDDFYTCDVVDISLSSCEALFNQGDNAAQKVEFNSTYGAALSYSATQNLTLSAGINRGEFDIVYAGGRNQSVKDVIYGVGITYGDFNQPGWYAAANINKNENHDTDNLGRLIKEAVGLESLLSYRFKNDLRTFVAYNLFDAGDDYVIQPNFNADPSDIFKRQFAVLGMHYFMSDDTILYIEARKDFSDFSSANATQEAQMSQTEDDGIALGVHYSL
- a CDS encoding acyl-CoA dehydrogenase family protein, which produces MTYIPPEGETHEVFNQPPALENYNVFSSDTVLQYWVQRFASERSTAVLEKFGKECGHGLLAAGFLANKHLPELQSHDRFGHRIDQINYHPAYHQLMRHAIEQGHCSLPWQDHGDGSHVMRAAMAYLHTHADPGSGCPLTMTFAAVPAIASQPDIASQWLPKILSGVYDERNIPWFDKQGVTIGMAMTEKQGGSDVRANTTTAQALSESGPGQLYSLSGHKWFCSAPMCDGFLVLAQVERRLSCFLVPRWREDRSKNPIHIQRLKNKLGNRSNASSEIEFRGAHGWLLGEEGRGIATIIQMVALTRYDCMLGSTALMAQAAKEAMWHTAHRQAFGKPLQQQPLMTQVLADLALEAEAAMAISFRLAHALDNQALPHEAALIRSATAIGKYWICKRAVQHTYEAMECIGGVGYVEENITARTFREAPVNAIWEGSGNVQCLDLLRVLQREPDTLAALFSELEQAKGHYALFDQTLAQLQQALAEPQQVALQARWCMERLALCWQAATLICYGEKMIANTFVSSRFSDHRGSQYGVLASDVDAQAIVNRAMPTL
- a CDS encoding PilT/PilU family type 4a pilus ATPase produces the protein MTIEPYLKSMIEQQASDLFVSAGLAVSAKVDGELRALSDAKLDDKESEALVTSIMSEKQKQEFYDSKECNFAIANDIGRFRVSAFWQRDCAGMVIRRIVTTIPDVNDLGLPSTLTDVIMAKRGLVLFVGGTGTGKSTSLAALLGYRNRNQRGHILTIEDPVEFVHQHEKSIVTQREVGLDTESFEAALKSSLRQAPDVILIGEIRSQETMEYALSFAETGHLCVATLHANNANQAIDRIMHLVPKEKHDKLKYDLALNLRAIVAQQLVPSSKGEGREAAIEVLLNSPLVAELIKKGDIGSIKEVMAKSKDMGMQTFDQALFDLYKQQRINYADALHHADSPNDLRLMIKLQNNEQKGAGFLQGVTVDGLDKNS
- a CDS encoding type IV pilus twitching motility protein PilT, whose product is MDITELLAFSVQHKASDLHLSSNVSPMIRVDGDVRRVNIPPLEAKDVNSLIYDIMNDNQRRDYEQNLEIDFSFEVPNLARFRVNAFNSNRGPAAVFRTIPNEVLTLEDLGAPEIFSKISDNPRGLVLVTGPTGSGKSTTLAAMVDYINRNKHHHILTIEDPIEFVHDNQLSLINQREVHRDTLSFNAALRSALREDPDVILVGELRDLETIRLALTAAETGHLVFGTLHTTSAPKTIDRIVDVFPGEEKDMVRSMLSESLQAVISQTLVKKVGGGRLAAHEIMLGIPAIRNLIREDKIAQMYSAIQTGAMHGMQTMDQCLSNLLNRGLITQADARAKAHDKNQFNSGGF